GCCTGCCGTCGGGCGAGGGGATCGGGATTGCGTGCGGATTCTACATTTCCGGATCGGCGCACCGAATCCACCGGAACCGGCTTCCGCAGTCGACCGTGCATCTGAAGATCGACATGGACGGCGGGGTGACGGTCCACTCGATGGCGGCGGAGATCGGGCAGGGGTCGGACACGATGCTGGCGCAGTGCGTCGCGGAAGTGCTCGGGCTTCCCTTCGATCGGATTCGGGTGTACTGCCGGAACACGGATCATGCGCCGATCGACCTCGGCAGCTACAGTTCCCGCGTGACCTTCATGGCCGGGAACGCGGCCCGCGCCGCGGCGGAGAAGATCCGCGCGAAGCTGTGCGCCGCGGCCGCGCGACAGACGGGTTCCCCGGTGGAGGGCTTCGACACACGCGGCGAAGAGGTGGTCTACCTGCCGGACCCGGCCATTCGCGTGTCGTACGACGAGGCGCTCACCGAAGCGCTGGCGGACAATGGGGCGCTGATTGCGAAGGGAACCTACGGGGACGCACCTCCCATGGGCGGGGACTTCAAGGGAGCGGCGGCGGGGCTTTCGCCTTCGTACAGCTTTCAGGCATATGTGACGGAGGTGCGCGTGGACGAGGAGACCGGATTCGTGCGACCGGTTCATGTCTGGGCCGCGCACGACTGCGGGCGCGCGCTGAACCCGCTGGCCGTGGAGATGCAGATCGAGGGCTGTCTGCACATGGGCATGGGGCAGGCGCTGTCGGAGTCGTTCACGCTGCACAAGGGCGTTCCGCGTCACCCGAGCCTTCTCGACTACAAGATCCCCGGGCCGGTGGAAATGCCGGCGGTGGAGGTCATCATTGTGGAGTCGAAGGACCCGGAGGGACCCTTCGGCGCGAAGGAGGCGGGGGAGGGACCGCTCCTTCCGATTCTCCCCTCGATCGCGAACGCGGTGCACGATGCGGTGGGTGTCCGGTTGACGGAACTTCCCATGACGCCGGACCGCGTGCTGGCCGCGATGGACCGCAAGGCTCGCGCGCAGGCGGCCGTTCGGGAAGGGGCCGCGTCATGATTCTTCCCGCGTTCCGGCTTCACCGGCCCGCCACCGTGGACGAAGCCGTCCGGCTTGCGCACGACCTCGGGCCGGGCGCGGACTTCCTCGGCGGCGGAACGGATCTCCTGCAGAACTACAAGAACCGGCTGAACGCGAAACCACATGTCATTGCCCTCGACGCCGTGGAGGAACTTCGCGGAGTTTGTGGCGGACGGATCGGCGCCATGGAGCGGCTTTCGTCGCTGGAGCGGGATCCGGGTCTGCGGCGCAGCGTTCCCGCGTTGGCGGAGGCGGCGGCGAAGGTGGCGTCGCCCGTCATTCGCCATGCGGCCACGATCGGAGGAAACCTCCTCGCGGATCACCGCTGCTTCTGGTTCAACCAGACGCTCGAGTGGCGGCGCGCGGGAACTCCCTGCATGAAGGCCGAGGGCGACGAGTGCCTCGTGGTTCCGGGAACGGAGACCTGCTACGCGGCCTACTCCGGGGATCTGGCGCCGCTACTGATGGTGCTCGGCGCGTCCCTGGAAATCGCTTCCGCGTCCGGGCGGAGGACCGTACCGCTGTCGGACTTCTTCCAGGGTGACGGGATCTCGGGGAATGTCCTTCGGACGGGTGAACTCCTGACGGCGGTTCTTATCCCGGAGGAGGCCGCGGGCCTTCGTGCGGGATACCGCAAGCTCCGTCCGAGAGAGGCCATGGATTACCCCGAGATGGGCGTGGCGGCCGCCGTTCGCTTCGGGAGCCACGGGGCGCTCCGCGAGTTTCGCGTGGCGACGACCGCGCTCGATGTGGTGCCGCAGTTCGTGGACTACTCCGCCGAAACCAAGGGTCGCCCGCTCGCGGAAGTTCTGGACGATGTCGCCGGGAAAGTGCAGGCGGGAGCGAATCCGCGTCGCAATACCACGATGCCGGTGGCGTACCGGAAGCGGATGGCCGGGGTCTACCTTCGCAGGCTGCTGGAAGACCTGGCGCGGGGGTCGGTATGAGCCGCGAGCGCGTCCTCCGGGCTGCCTGTTGTCTGATGCTGCTCGCCTTCGCGTCGTGCGGGAAGTTAAAGAGCGATCATGTCGCCGTGATCGGCAGCGAGGCGCTGACCGTGGCCGATCTTCGTCTCGTCTACGCGAATCT
The Gemmatimonadota bacterium DNA segment above includes these coding regions:
- a CDS encoding FAD binding domain-containing protein, with the translated sequence MILPAFRLHRPATVDEAVRLAHDLGPGADFLGGGTDLLQNYKNRLNAKPHVIALDAVEELRGVCGGRIGAMERLSSLERDPGLRRSVPALAEAAAKVASPVIRHAATIGGNLLADHRCFWFNQTLEWRRAGTPCMKAEGDECLVVPGTETCYAAYSGDLAPLLMVLGASLEIASASGRRTVPLSDFFQGDGISGNVLRTGELLTAVLIPEEAAGLRAGYRKLRPREAMDYPEMGVAAAVRFGSHGALREFRVATTALDVVPQFVDYSAETKGRPLAEVLDDVAGKVQAGANPRRNTTMPVAYRKRMAGVYLRRLLEDLARGSV